The following proteins are encoded in a genomic region of Glycine soja cultivar W05 chromosome 17, ASM419377v2, whole genome shotgun sequence:
- the LOC114391632 gene encoding uncharacterized protein LOC114391632 has translation MKLELRQYSVMGHTYVYRGYERFIIVNAFKDSDYDERSPCAYRWTSMKALPASMYRKRLDQLTIANVCWMPYSDHRVVREFDLISCFSGHIRWGPIVVIHQPKKVGRQFGYV, from the exons ATGAAGCTAGAGCTGAGACAGTACAGTGTCATGGGGCATACGTACGTCTATCGTGGCTACGAGAGATTTATCATAGTAAAT GCTTTTAAGGACTCGGACTATGATGAAAGGTCACCATGTGCCTACCGCTGGACATCTATGAAGGCATTACCAGCATCGATGTATCGGAAGCGTCTAGATCAACTGACGATAGCTAATGTTTGTTGGATGCCTTACAGTGACCACCGTGTAGTTCGAGAGTTTGACCTCATTTCATGCTTTTCTGGACATATCCGATGGGGTCCCATTGTTGTCATACACCAACCAAAGAAGGTGGGGCGGCAATTTGGGTATGTTTAG